In Paludibacter propionicigenes WB4, the genomic window GAAGAAGCAAGAACAATGGAATTAAAGTCTGTTACATTTATAACACGAGAAACGATCTTTCCTGAACCATTGAAATTATCTGCATTAACAGAGAAGAAAAACAATGTCAGAAAACCTGATAAAATTAACAATTTTGATTTCATAATTTGAATGTTTTGAGATTTGAGTGTATAAACTAAAGACGTATCCAAACAAAAAATATTACATCGAAGCCAAGAAAAGTATTTTATTTAACGATTATATAAATGTAACCATTGGTTGTTTACGTGAAAGTGCGGGTTGGAGGGTGAATTGCAACTCTATTTTCTCATTTGAGACTGCACGAAAAATGGACGAAACGACATTAAGCAAATGAATAATCATTGTGTGAATTAAAAAAAATAATTCAATCATTGATATTGTAAAATATAGTTTTTATCTTTGGAGCTGAAATTGTGTTAGCGTTGAAAAATGTCATAAAAATTCCCCGAAGTTAATCTTTCTGTAATTAGCATATAAGCAAATAAAAAACACAAGCAAGTTATGAAAACAAACAAAAATTTTTAGTGATTTTCATTCTGTCTTTAGCCTCAGTTTCGTTTGCTCAGAATTCAGGAAAAAAGTATTTTATTACGGGACAGGTTCTTGACGTTAATAGCAATCATGTATCGGGTGCAACTGTGTTGGTGGATAACAAAAGTACAGATATTGTTACCGACGAAAAAGAAAACTATAAGGTGATGGTAAAACCCGATGCCCAAATGCTATCAGTTTTCACGCTATCGGGCGGACTTATCAACGAAGAAATTAAGGGGCGTGTGGTCATTATTTTAAATTTGAAACGGCAATATCTCAAAAGGTAACGCCTCAAAAAGAGAGCCCGGAAAATGAAGAAGTAAATATAGGCTACGGAACGGCTCAGAAAAAAAACATGGCCACTAACGTTGCCACTGTTGATGGAAAAAAGAACAAATATGCATCCTATCAAAATGTGTATGAACTGATTCGGGGAGAGGTTCCGGGCGTTGAAGTAAACGGAACTAAAGTTAGAATCAGAGGTTTAGGTACCATTAATGGTTTAAGTGATCCATTGGTGCTGGTTAATAATGTTGAGGTGTCGATCGAGTCTTTCGGGTCTATCGATCCTCGAATGGTTAAATCTATAAACATTCTTAAAAGTCCTGATGCGTCGATCTATGGGGCAAAAGCTGCGAATGGAGTAATACTGATAAAGTTGCTAGAAAAATAATAACTTTCTTATATTCAATGCAAATTAGTCTGTTGAACTTTGCCCCGAAAGGGCTACATGAATGCTTAATAGAGATATAGGAAAAGCAATTTTATTGGATAGAAAGTGGATAGTCAGAAACTTTCATTCAGCATAATTAAATTAAAGAACCCTCTGCAAACTTAGTTTTGTAATCTCTGCGATAATAAATTTATCCTGAGTAAGTTCTATATAAACAGATTACCCTTAAATTTAAAACAAAAATAAGTCATGAAAACAAACAAAATCTTTTTAGTACTTTTCATTCTTACTTTATCGTGTAGTTCGTTTGCTCAGAACTCTGGAAAGAAGTATTATATTACCGGACAGGTACTTGATGCTAATGGCAAGCCAATATTTGGAGCCAAAGTGTTAGTAGACAATAAAAGTACCGATGTTTCTACCGATGTAAAAGGTAATTACAAGGTAAAAGTAAAACCCGATGCCACCATATTATCAGTTTTCTCCTTGTCCAGTGGACTACTAATCAATGAAGAAATTAATGGTCGTGTGGTAATAAACTTTAAATTTGAAGATGCAATGTCTCAAAGTGTATCGCCACAAAATGCGAATAAGGAAAATGAGGAAGTAAATATCGGTTACGGAACCATTAAAAAGAAAAATATGTCTACTAAGGTTCCTTCATATGATGGACAGAAGAGCAAATACGCAGCCTATCAAAATGTGTATGATATGATACGTGCCGAACTTCCAAATGTGCAGGTAGTAGGCGATAAAATAAGAGTAAAAGGTGCTTATGACACCAACAGTAGTCAGATTGACGCAATGATACTTGTGGACGGTGTAGAAATCTCATCGGTAGACGGCATTATTCCTCGGATGGTAAAGTCTATAAGTGTTCTTACTGGTGCTGATGCTTCTATCTACGGGGTTAGATCCGGACATGGTGTAATACTGATAACGCTGGTAAAGGAATAACATAGTACTTCTGTTTCGATTGGATGCGGAGTATATTTGTCCGGTGATTTACTTCACTGTTAATGACTAATGTGTACGTATATAAAAACCGGATAATAGCAAAAATAAGCAATATGAAGAAAGTTGTATCGACGATATTTATCGTTCTCGGATTGTATTTGGTTATGTACTCCGGTCGTACTTTGTGGAAAGTGTGGCTGGACGAACAAGATATAGCTGCTGAAAAAGTGAGTATGGCAGATTTTCTGAAAATCAAACATGAGAAGGAAAAACCAAACACTGCGTTTGATATGAAATACGATTTGAAAAAGTATGTTACGACCTGTCAAACAGCGAAAGCACGTCATTCAATCTTCTTGACCATTGGCCTGGCATTGTTGGTTGCCGGATTAACGATACTTGTTCACAGCAATAGAACTCAACTAACAATGTGGCTAACCAAAAAAGAATATCTTCAGTATGGTTTTGCAGCCATAGTACTGCATTCACTTTATTGGTTTATGATTGGGCTATTGTATTTTTCATTGCAAATGCTCGTAAAGAAAGAAGTATCCGGCTGTGTGGTCGACAGTATGTTTTTATTCTATGTTTCCGGGCTGTCCGGTTTCTATATCGCATATTTTTACCTTACGGATAAGTTTCTCAAGCCGGGAAAGTTGTTTAAATGGTTTATAGGCTGTTTACTTTCTATATTTATCGGCTTTTTCCTGGCGTATATGCTGCCCTATTTATCGTGGCTGATTCGTACTCCACACTCTCTTTCCAATATATCTTTTTATATCGGATTTTTATACATGGCTTTCTTTGTAGTGGCTAATGTTGTTATTGGTACAATCTTTAAAGGATTTTTTAATTGGATAAAGATTGCCTTCGGGTTACACAATGTGACCAATGCTGAAGCACCCTCTGTTGCATAAATGCCCGAAAGGCTAGAGACCATCCGAAACACTCAGGAGTAAAATAAGTGTTACAGAAGGATTTTTCTGAGTATTTATTTGCAATCTAGCACTTTTGCATGCCAAACGAATAAATTCTATCTTTGTACGCTGAAGCACTGATGATAATCTTATATCACAGCAGCTTCAGCGTTTTTATTTTTTATTTTTCTTTTTATATTTATGAATATGCGTAGAATTCTGTTCATTTTAGCAGCTGTCTTGACATTCTCAGGCCAAGCACAAAATAAGACCGTTTTAAAGGAAGGTATATGGCACGGACAATTGTCGGTGGCCGATAATCATAAAGCGCCTTTTCTCTTCAACGTAAAAAATGCCGGTACACCTTCGGCCAGTGTTGTGCTCATAAATGGTGAGGAGCGTGTGGAACTGACAGGAATAAAGTATCGGGGCGATTCGGTAATTATCCCCATCGAATCGTACGATGCAGTTATTAAAGCTTCTTTGTCCGGTACAACCTTGCAGGGTCGCTTTTTGAAAAACTATATCCCGAACGATGCCGGAATTGCTTTTACGGCGGAACACAACAATAAAAACCGTTTTACTCCGGTTGCTAATCCTACTGACATATTGTTAGACGGTAAATGGGACGTATTGTTTGTGGGCGAAAAGGGAGATACTACACGCAATGTGGGGATTTTTAAAACAGTGAACCGTATTGTTACAGGATCTATCCTGACCAATTCGGGCGATATGCGTTTTCTGGAAGGAGCATATACGACTACCGGTGTACAACTTTCGGCTTTTGCTGGGCTTAGTCCATACTTGTTTGAGCTGAACTTTGTAGGAAAAGATCGTTTCGAAGGTACTTTCTTTTCTGCCCGGTCTAAAACCAAACTGATAGGTGTGCGCAACAGTAAAGCAGGACTGGCCGACCCTTATTCGCTAACCAAACTTAAACCCAGATCTGAGGTACTTAGTTTTAAGTTACCGAACATAAACGGACAAACAGTATCAGTGAACGACGAACGCTACAAAAATAAAGTAGTGATTATTTCTATTCTTGGAAGCTGGTGTCCCAATTGCCTTGATGAAATGAAGTATCTGGCTCCCTGGTATAAAGCTAACAAAGCCCGAGGTGTGGAAATTATCGGTTTGTCGTTCGAACGTAAAGATGATTTTGCTTATGCAAAGGCTGCCATTAGTAGGCTGAAAACCAAGTATGGTGCCGAATACGAAATTCTGTTTGCCGGAAAAGTGGGAGACGAAGCCACAGCAAAAGTATTACCCGAAATAGAAAAAGTTTCGAGCTACCCAACCACCATTTTTATTGACAAAAAGGGGAAAGTCCGCAAAATTTACACCGGTTACAATGGTCCGGCCACAGGATTATTCTACGAAGAATTTAAGCAGGAATTCAATGCACTGATGGATCAGTTGCTTGCCGAATAAATTGAAATTTTTCAATAAGCACCGTTCCGGATTTTTTCTAACAATGTCTC contains:
- a CDS encoding TonB-dependent receptor plug domain-containing protein; amino-acid sequence: MATNVATVDGKKNKYASYQNVYELIRGEVPGVEVNGTKVRIRGLGTINGLSDPLVLVNNVEVSIESFGSIDPRMVKSINILKSPDASIYGAKAANGVILIKLLEK
- a CDS encoding carboxypeptidase-like regulatory domain-containing protein — encoded protein: MKTNKIFLVLFILTLSCSSFAQNSGKKYYITGQVLDANGKPIFGAKVLVDNKSTDVSTDVKGNYKVKVKPDATILSVFSLSSGLLINEEINGRVVINFKFEDAMSQSVSPQNANKENEEVNIGYGTIKKKNMSTKVPSYDGQKSKYAAYQNVYDMIRAELPNVQVVGDKIRVKGAYDTNSSQIDAMILVDGVEISSVDGIIPRMVKSISVLTGADASIYGVRSGHGVILITLVKE
- a CDS encoding peroxiredoxin family protein, whose amino-acid sequence is MRRILFILAAVLTFSGQAQNKTVLKEGIWHGQLSVADNHKAPFLFNVKNAGTPSASVVLINGEERVELTGIKYRGDSVIIPIESYDAVIKASLSGTTLQGRFLKNYIPNDAGIAFTAEHNNKNRFTPVANPTDILLDGKWDVLFVGEKGDTTRNVGIFKTVNRIVTGSILTNSGDMRFLEGAYTTTGVQLSAFAGLSPYLFELNFVGKDRFEGTFFSARSKTKLIGVRNSKAGLADPYSLTKLKPRSEVLSFKLPNINGQTVSVNDERYKNKVVIISILGSWCPNCLDEMKYLAPWYKANKARGVEIIGLSFERKDDFAYAKAAISRLKTKYGAEYEILFAGKVGDEATAKVLPEIEKVSSYPTTIFIDKKGKVRKIYTGYNGPATGLFYEEFKQEFNALMDQLLAE